ataaatgaaataaaataaaatagataaagTGCAGACCTCGGAGTCAAGTACCCGCCCAGTCTTCATGTCTAGTCACATACCCTCTTGCGCCCTCAATGACACAGTCGTATATGGTGCcgtttgcacacacacacacacacacacacacatatatatatacgacaTATAACTTCtagtacatataaatgtatacatgtatatgatgtgcATACATTTAGTTCATAGTAGTTACTACTAGTTTCCTACTCAGATACGGTATTTTTGAGAAATATGACGTAAAATGATGTAATAAGATGACATTGTTTAGATAACAATAGTATTTGTGTGCGtttattgtgtgtttatttctttatttattgtatgtacCATGAGTCTATTCAGTGCAGGCACTGGGGCTGGTGGGACATTTTGTTTTGCTATTTACGTCAGCActggtttgtgtttgtttgtttgcttgtttggtATTTTTGTATAGGTTGAATAGTCATGGCTACATCTGTATGTGTTTCCTCGAGACTTCTCACGGAACTCGAGCTTGAACCAAACAACGAAATAAATAGACtagacatacataaatacagactAACAGgtagaccgaccgaccgaccgaccgacggacagacggacggactgaaaaacagacagactgagatagatagatagatagatagatagatagatagatagatagatagatactagtagtagatagatatatagatagataggcaggcaggcaggcaggcaggcagacagacagacagacagacagacagacagacagacagatagatagatagatagatagatagatagatagatagatagatagatagatagatagatagatagatagatagatagatagatagataaatagatagatagataaataaataaataaagacattatTACAGAACATGTCCCTCAATCGATCGTTAGAGATTATTTTAAGTATCATAGCCTACATTTAGTAATTTAGAGAAAAGATCACTATATTTGTTCTCAATGAATACTATGTcttcttaatttgcatatttgtatgtaatgtattattttgaaCTGCTAGTTAGTCAACACAAAGTATTGCTGTAAACGATGAAATACAGACAACACCATTATCTTACTCGCAAGGGTTGATGGGTATGCTACCtttgaatgacgtcattgtaaaCACAATGTCTGTCTCCGTATCACGTGAAATAGTTGCTATTTTAAAACGCGTGAATACAATAGCTATCTTATTTATAATTAACTCATTAAAATGATAACCTGCTAAGGTTGAAATAGACACTAAAATAACAAAGCTGTTACAATGGTTAACTGAGTTGGAATAGTTTTTCTTGTCGAGTTGGAGTATGCATCATATCAATGcatgtcacatgacattttTCGTTTGACAACCACCTACCACTGAACTTTGTCATACACATTGAACGTCGTTCACCTaaacacaacaacaacttgAAGGTGTTATGCGAAACGGCAAATTTTATTTTCCATGTGTCCATGAGATCCAGATAATATCTCCGACTATCGTCGATGCAGAATTTTAAAATCTGTTCGCCAAGATTTGTTTCAGTTGTAAGTATCGAGAACAGTTAGCTGAAAATGGATCTATCGAGCTGTCTTTCTTGTCCCGTGTGTTTGGATATCTTCGAGACGCCTCTGTTCCTACCGTGCTCACATAACCTGTGTAAGAAGTGTGTTGAACCGTTGCTGATTCCAGTGAGAGGGAAAGATCGGTACCAGTTCTCATGTCCTGAATGTAGACACAAGGTACGTTTAGAGTATTTATTGTTCATTTATTACACCAGCTATTTTGTGTACTCATCAAAACGCTGACTTGAATACCGATATAAACAATATGTTCAAAACGTTTACCCGATGCGTTGTTTAGTTGTTTTGCATATACTGTTTGAAATTTGTGTCTGCCCATATCCACGTATCATATGGCAATcactttaaaatgtaataaaaattttTTGAGGGGTTGTTTGTTGTcaatgtatgattttaaaaataaatttgggtGAGAGTGAATCAGAGTCAACATAGAATAGGAGAGAAAAAGACTTGGGGCGGAACTCTGTCTTAATGGTAGTCCAATTGTTTCAATCAGAAGTTTTGCACGTGTTACTATATATACGGGATAAATCGCATACGTACTTTTGCCACGtttggtacatgtactatttataGACACGTGTAGACTCTGTCAGTTTTAATGTGACAGACAGTTTGAGGCGATAACAGAAAATCGTTAATAAGAGGAAAGGATGCCGTCAATTTCGAAACTAATTATAGATTGTTACTTATGAGAAATAAGCAGGTAAACtgctgtaaacaatgttgtgtATGTCAGTATATCACAGCATTAGAACCACTAAGTCCTGTTTGCGGCAACCGTACAATATTGCTTCTTTCAAGAAATACTCTGGACCTGGCTCACTTTAGAATACATTTAAAAGACGTCGACATTTTTGTACTTTCTTATCCGTATACCCGGAACCTGGCATGAATCACTCATGGGCTAGTAGCCTGACTGTATTATGGTTAATCCAAACTTGACCAGCAAAGTCACAGCTATACGAGTTATTACACTGGACGAAACGCCCTATGGCGAAATCTGAACACCTGCAATGGGTATCTAGTCAACCAAACCATTAGGGTTGGTTTTGGGTCACATGTGAGCTGAAATAAGGAATTTCGAAATATTTTGCGCGACTGTTATTGATTTGATAAACTGTTGAGTCAAAGCATACAGTGTCCATACAATACTTGGCCAATTGACGTCATTGATCGCCAACAATTAAATAGAACTGTTCATCGCAAGCCAAAACCAACCGAGAATACTTTTATGAAAGTAAGGTTTGACCAGCTAGCTGGAGTCCCTCTATATATAATACCCGTCTATGGAACAAGGACTAAGATTTGGAAACTGTTACCAGTATTACCAGTATTACTATCTTAGCTTAGGTCTAAACAAAATtttatggttccgattacgctcaatgttagaataggtgggtaggtagattttttattttatattttttatacattgttttcatatgttcaggtaattatgttttccgttgttttccatatggtttctgtgttattggtttcttcccatcagatgcaCATCCATTACAggttagaagaacagttttatattgtctttttaaaagttgatgtcagtttccgcatccaatatttctcgcgagatttcacaattttcgcgattttattttattttttctcgaatacgtaaacaaagattaggatcggcagtgaaaactaggtggggtcgggtaacctgaACCAAACCATTTTTTAGGCTTTGATTTAGGCCTAGGGGTTGAAAATATAACGGGATACTTGACTTGGAAATTGTTTTCCGGGTTATAAACCATTTATACGAAATAATGACTTATGGTCAATGTGAAGATAGATCAAGCAGTGTAAGCAAACCCTTGTCCAAAACGTCAACCCCTgcaacatacatatttacagatAGAAGTATATCATAGTACAATAAATAGCtatttcaaacaatattttagTGTAGTGTTGTTTGATATAGAAACAAACGATCGTCATGACAACTTggatgaattgaaaaaaaaaacctcaacaTTTTAAGTTACAGGTCAAATTTGGGATTTCAGTGATATTTGGAACTGCACATGGACTAGCTATTTAATTATAGTGTTAATATCGTAACCGCtataatgataattttgtttctaAAGACTTTTTTTCAGTTCTTATATTTTGCTTGTGAATTGCATAAGGGCCTCATTGTTAGAAATTCCCGGGagaatactacatgtacactggtcAGAGGGTCTGGtgacgtaaaaaaaatagcAATTAATTGTTATGGGTTTAGtatccatttttttcatttgggtaataaattattttaatcaCCCATATTGATTTaagtaaataatttatttaccaGATTTCCGATCTGAGTGAGAGTATATTGAACACATTGTGTAGCATTGAACCACGGGATTACCATAATGTCACTGGTTCTTATAATTCATAGCCATGAATACACTGGAATCGAACTTACAATTCATGATGCGCACATCGATGTGCATTTGCTtgcatggagtcatgatggtcgaataATTAAAGttgctggcttggaatctactgcaggttgcaggtttaaGGACCGTCGCTTCCGGTTTGTTATGAATGGCTAAAGTAAAAAtacttgggcaagatttgagtCACGAtcttgtgcctcagtcaacccatgGCCAGTTGTATACTTTGTGGGAATGTtgggatagaggttgcaatgtgaatgctttaatcctatgcgctaatatattatagaggctgcaacggattgtatgctccccagggagttgaggaaatatAAAAGGCCGTTGTTCCCACCTCTAGATCCGAGCCAGGGATAATACGATGTAATTGTAAAGCTCTTCGGGctcagagtgggaaagcgctatacaaaaacaaacattagtattaatatatttgtttccCATTCTCGCCAGCTAGAGAACATTTTTCCTCTGTTGCACTTTTGGCGGGTACGTCTTAGACGGTGCCGTACAGAGGCGAATGGTTTACGGCGATGTTGTCATTGTTTCCTGACTTTGCTCACTCATAATAAACTACTAGATTTGATACGACCACTGATTTTTATTAAATAAgtgattttgtgtatttttttatatttcgtTGTTTTTACGTAGATGGTTGTAAGCAACATCAATAACTTGAAAACCAACCGAGTTCTACAAGGTATTATTGACCAGTACAGGAACAAATCGTACGACATTGACATGGACAAAGAACCGGGCAAGGATAGTCTATGTGAAGAACATGGATGTGAAAACCTGAGATATGTTAATTATTGCTCGGATTGTAATATACCCGTATGTTACAAATGCATGGCCTTCTCACATAAAGACCACAGTGTTTGTCCTCTGCAACAGGCATGGAGAGAAAAACAGGTAAGTGAGCACGCATGCGCTGATGTCACGTCGGTACTGTTGTGGCTGTAGCTATGTTAACGAACGCAAGATgtctttgttttgaaatgaattCATGAAATCGATGGTCCTAGCTAATAAGTAAGAACAAACCGTGGGtcatatatttagaaaaaaagataacgaaatatattcaagttaaTTAAGATacttaaattaaaaatcaaaactattATGTTTTAATTCAGGTTAGGCATttcaaaaggaaaaaaaagcctcattgtaatatttttaatacAGTGTCAACAATTTCGTTAGTATGCAATGATGACATAAATTGGTAACCATTGttagatatacataaattatttcTGGGTTACATACAATTCTATAAGCTGGGAATGATAAACATCGTGTATATATAGTCTTCCGACTGAGATTGGTTGGTTTGACCAAAGTGACCTTCAGAAAtagaaatgtttttgttgttgtggacTGAGATACAAATAGCGAGCTTGTCGATCAAAGTATAATAGCGATATAGATAATAAACAATGTTATTGTAGTGAGGCCATACTTGACAACTTCGTAAACCAATTGAATGTTGAAAAAGTTCTGTTTCTCTTACTGCAACTTAATTCAACcctccaccccccacccccccacacacacacacttccaGTCACTATAACGGGCCCATTGCCGAGACCAAGTAGAATTGAATTCGTTCGTTTCATTACTACTATCTTATCACTGGTTAACACAAACACAGAGTGTACGAACCTCCCATCAATCTaccaaaataatttgatttcgATTCAACAATGCATATACATGATATTGGTATCGGATACAGTTTTGTGAACAAGAGTTATTGCAATGGTTTAACAGTATTCTTTTACACCAAAATAATGTACTGAAATATCCCGTGTCATGTTTCTCATCGCCTACAATAAGTTAACCCACCGTACTAAACGTCGAAGTGCTTGTAGTCCAGTGTGATGTTGATAATATCGGTCTTCGCATAACCATCGTTCAACTTCGATATGTGTCCATTTTGTGCACATGTTCTGGTTTGTAAAGTGATCAGTCAGAGCCACTATTATTACACGAATGCTGTACAACAAACTATACtaaacatgtactttgtacCCATGCATGTAAGACGCCCTTGTCGATGTCAACTCAGGATAACAGGATAGATACAGTGTTTACCGACATCACATGCATGGGAACTGTACTGGTCCACTGATGACCCGATGTCACATCAACTGATAACACGATCTAATATTTCCCACGATGGAAATAAAATCTACTAAATTGTAGTGCGAAAAGTAGCGCATAGATATTTCTGATATTCATCCTCAACTTTGTCCTCCTTATGCAGTTAGAGAACTCAAATGttaaacaacatacatacatacatacatacatacatacatacatacacacatacatacatacatacatacatacatacaaacacacacacatgcatacatacatacatacatctatacatacatccatacatacatacatacatacatacatacatacatacatacatacatacatacatacatacatacatacatacatacatacatacatacatacatacatacatacatacatacatacatacatacatgactcCGTTTCcttatttcatgtcattttcAGAAGAGTTTTCAGTCCAATTTAGAAATAATGGAAACACAGAATGTAGGAATGGAACTCTTTGTATCTAAAATACGTCATATTCTACAGGAGGTAAAGGTGAGTAGTCATTGACACACTTTTCTGGCTCATCACGTGCACGTCATGTTTTTAGGTCGTGACACCAACAGTTTGATCTGATATTGCAAACACAACTTAAACACTGAACGACATCGAAGGAGAAATCACATATTAAGGAAATaacgctgtttttttttaagttttgatATATACCTTCCTGTGTAAATAACTTCAGGCTGTTTTGATCTCCGTGTTGCAATGTTAATATTTAAGTAAACACTCATGTATGACataaaataatatgtttattgGAAGCGTTTCAAAACCTGTTTACAATTTATTCGTCAAGTATATGTGTTCGTCTTCCTGACATAACTTGATACGCATTATGTTACCTGTGTGACCTTACTgacataattgtatatatatatatatatatatatatatatgtatgtatgtatgtatgtatgtatgtatgtatgtatgtatgtatgtatgtaggtaggtaggtaggtaggtaggtaggtaggtaggtatgtatgtatgtatgtatgtatgtatgtatgtatgtatgtatgtatgtatgtatgtatgtatgtatgtatgtatgtatgtattaaagatAAGAAAACAGACCCCAGATATCGAGTTCCATCGATTGACCTGAGCATGTATTGGCAAATCAACAATATCTCCAATGACATCACTCATTGGGTTATCGACCAAACCATTGCGGCTGTCACTGACATTTTAATTCGATTGTAATACTTTATTCGACAAATAAATATGCCGGGtgtatttttctctctctctatttatttcattttggtaCATAATATTCCGAGTCGGCGAATGTACACAATTATGCTGTATCTCAACTGTCTCATAGTGACCACCACCCATTATTCAGCGAAGTATAAATAATGATACAGTAACTATTGCCACACTTGTCAAATAagtgaaattataaaaatagCAGTGTCTCCTGAGAAAAATATCATTCTACACAAAAATAGACAACAAATTGTAAGTTGATTTCTATTAAATTATGTGCAGGTGATGATATAGCGTCTACACACTCTATATTTTAAATGATGCGACGTATAGATGTGTAACTGTGAATATCAAAAATTTGTACTCACAATTTTGAGGAAAAATTTGCGCCTCAGAAATAAGTTTAACTTTTTAACTTTTGTCGTTacttttgttcaagaaaactccaacctattttctgttcaaatcaAGGGAAAAAAATCAGGAGTCACTACTATATTTTTATAATAGAGCTCAAAATTATATCCGGCTTTTTTTATCTGTTTCAAAGAAAAATGGAGACGAAACGAAGCAGAAGATCTTCTCTGAATGCGAAAAGTTGATTGAAATCATCGAAGACAAGAAAAGAGAAATGTCATTGGAAATAGAGGAAGAACAAGACGCCAAGTTACTGAGTCTTAAAGAACAAGTAGCCGAATATGAAATGAAACTCAAACAAGCTCAAAAACACGTCGACTTTGCAAAGTGTAGTCTGAATTCAGATCTAGCCACTCGGTTAAAGGTAAGATTGGAGTTTCTTATCGTTGTATTTATAAAAAGAGTACTTTAGTTAACAATGGTAAGATAGTAAGGTGCAAAATACTGACGACAGGGTAAAAGTTTATCATATTATGCGATTGGCATGCCACGTTGTACATAATTCGTGTAttcaaaaggaaaaaaaaaaccaacacatTATGAGTTAAATCTTTATATTGTGGAAGCTTCGTTTATGAGTATTTGTGGTCGCTTGAGGGGACTGGACACAAGTTACTggtggaggaggggggggggcggcggCGAAATTTTACAGCAGTTTATAGTACCTGAAAAAGATTGACCTTCCCCAATTCCTTACATAAAAATATACTGGCTCTCCCCACTCTCACAAATATCATTGCACAAACAATAGTAGCCCTCCCGTAAATACTTACCTGAAAAATTGTgacccccaaaaaacaaacaaaacaaacaaacaaacaaacccaccACCACCCGTTATAGTTTTCGTCCAGTCCCTAAAGCAGGTATAGTAAACCATACATACTTTCTTAGTACAATTATGTATTAAATGTGGACGTCAAAACAGTGTTTCTGGCAATTGGTGACAAAATAGATTTCCTTAGCCCTACTTGACTGTATAGGTCGGATTCCacaatcgggggggggggtccgagtGACAACAGTCAGAGTCGAGCCACGGACCAACACACGTCATCCAAGCAGGGCTAGGGTTTCCTAGACATTTTAGTTCACTTTATATggtaaattatattattaaagCGTTTATATATTATgcctaaaaatcaattttgagttctgccaacttgcttcagtaagtagaatattgcAAGTACCCACACAACCAAATCCCCCAACCATCAAATGGTTTAAAGTCAAGAAGTATTCGATGAGTGTAATTCTGTACGTCTAAGAAGTTCAACCTTTATTcttatatatagttatacacGCTGATCTTTCACGTTGCTCTTTCATCCATTCGTACACACTATACGATATGTATGTCTTTTTTTTGCAAACTTTATACCCTCTGCACTACATCTACCGGGCAAACATTAACGAGAACTTTAAAACAGTAGTCGTGGCAACACAAGTGACTATATTTCATCGTCAATCGGATGATCCTagaatatttattgtttattgataTAGTTAAGCCCTTGTTTATCTAAACTACTTAGCAAATGAACTGCACATTCATTCCAAAGAGAGTGTCTGACTTAGAGTTAGACCATGCAACCTTTCACCAACTACGACAACATTCAATAGTGGCTGAGGTCATAATACACCACCTTTATCAACGTACTTTAATTTCGGAATCAATTAAATGATTTCGTCCGCTGATTAGCTGATTAAAAGTATCATGTCAGCATAAGATAAAAGTAAAACGCTGATGTTGATGTTGTGTGTAACTTCTTAAATCTATCAGAAGTCATGTAAGTCATGGGAAgtcaaagagacagacagacagacttacagatagacagacagacaaacaggcaggaTGGATGAGTGGGTAGAGGAATGGGtggacatatagatagatagatagatagatattgatggatggattaatgatattgatacataaatacatacatacatacatacatacatacatacatacatacatacatacatacatacatacatacatacatacatgcatgcacacatacatgacCACATACATGACCAGCTACCTAACATTCATACTGTTATTTGCTTAATTACTTACTAAAAAATTAACTTCTCTCTTTTTCCAAGGCTTGCCAAGTTCTGGAAGAAAGGTAATGATTAATGATAATAGATATAACTgtataatatcaattttatcaacGGGTAGAAATTTAAAGTTCCGTTATTAGAATTTACAAATGCTATTTACAGTTCTTACGATCGATATTTCTATATACTAGCTGATATACTTTCATGATCCATTTATATATGTTTCCATATATGGTCGTAAAACACACGTGATGCGATATATATGTCAATCACTCGTCATTCATCAACAATGATAATTCTCCAGATGTATATCACAGCCAGTGTTACATAACCTTGCCGAAACAGTGGTCAGTATACGTATCACAAGcaaatgtatttttatcttgGTTCGTATAATATCGGTAGATATATAAGGACAAAACTTCAGACACGCTGGActcaaatacacaaatattgtGTATGAATGAAGATAAGAAACACACTCGTGACACATGCTGTTCCGTCGAGGTTAGGTAAAACTGGTTGCAAAATGGCTCAAGTTACATACTGTGTCACTTTAACGTTTAATAGACATATAGTGTCACATACcaactacttgtagtatttgtCTCAATGACAACACTAAAGTGACATCACTAGAACTATCCGATATCAGGTGACCCTTTCACCGTACACGTCACACATTCTTACGTCATGTTTGCTTGATAGTCTGCTAGCCATATCATCCCAGCtgtttacatcacatacaagcTGAAAATACGACTCTTGTCTCCGTTCAAACTACACACTGCATATAACAACTATTGCGTCTATGATATGGCCATCTGTGACTCTAGCACACTTCAAGGTTTAGGAAAGACAGTGAAACATCTATGGTCACTTTGTTTCGAagatatattgaaaaaaaatgacttatACACGCTagattatttcattaaaatgccTTCATATCGGTCATACTAGTCTTATGGTAGCTGTCCACCTAATATATTATTGGTAATGACACTGCCAGCATTAGGATAATACCATTGAAACCACGCCATTCATGAGAATGTACATGTCATGGAAATAAGCATTATAAATAACGTTTAACGTGATTCGGCAAGTGTGCCTAgaatacaatatataccaatTAAAAAtgagtattttatttattacttgcatttattttaattaatcCTTACTTTCTGTAAGCCTGTTTTGATATATTATACATTAACAGGTTAGCCAAAGATACCAAGGAACATTTAACGTTGATGCCTGTCACCACTGCGGAATTTACTCCAATTGTCTTTGATGTGTCTACCGAGAGGGCGGTATTATCagatatgtattttgtaaaagGTATGGTCGACCATAAAGTGACATCGAAGGACGGAAATGAGGGACGGAGAGAGAGTAAAGagagtagagagagagagaaagtgagagagagagagagagagagagagagagtgagtgagagagagagagagagaaagagagagagagagagggggggggggtaagagAAGGAAAgggtacagacagacagacccatgAGACAGTCATTAagaagacatacatacatacatacatacatacatacatacatacacacacatacatacatacatacatacatacatacatacatacatacgtacgtacgtacgtacatacatacatacatacatacatacatacatacatacatacacacacacaatgaaacCTTATTTGAATCGGCAATTCTGCTAAACGTACTGAACATGAATGAGGCGTCTCTTTAGAACCATGTATATGATTTTATATGCGTTTTAAAATCCAAATTAGACGTACCTGACCGTAGTGTAAGCAAAAAACGttgtaaaaatataacaatgCTTGTATTGAATATCATGCATAGTCGAGTCACACACGCTCTTTAGCTGTAATGAAGTGgttatgttatatgtatgtagtttTACAATGGTAAAACTACGTTGCCAACTCAAATTCGCAGGTAAAGTCCACTGGTGACATGTTATTAATAGCCATGTGTTTGGTGAGTCATATTTGAGGTTCGTGGATTTCTATAGCAAATACTAGAGTCATGTGTCGTCAGGTAATATCTCCAATATCACCAGGTAGTTTGTTATCATATTGCAAATGACCACGTGTTGGAATGCTCTGACTACGTTACTATCATGATAATTGAATAGTATAACTCTGATTACATATTTAACTCACTAAAGGGACTGTATCCTATACGTTTACCATGGCCACAATGAGGACAATACATAGTATCTCTATACATCACAGGGAATAAGGAGGTCGCCAAAAATTGCAAATATGTCGCGGTGTCTGAAAATATCCGACTGTAAGATTGTCTTCTATTATAGTATACAGGTTTGTACTACGTCACAATCAATAAAAGATTTTCatagttgtctgtgttttcCTTCGTTTTGGTTATTTTTATTCATTGGAATCGTCTGAAAAATAAACTTTTTCACATATTAAAGAGGGACGTTAAGTTTAATACTGAGGGacacttgatttgatttggtaaTCGCGTTAATGTTTCTGCTCAACTAATTCACACACTTTTGTCAAATTTTCTGCCGTTTCTCTCCCctttataatataacataattcCAGAAAATGTCACCTTTAATATACAATGAATGAGTTCTAACTACACGAACGGATTCCTCTGAAGCTAAACAACACAAGTCAGAACAAAAGTTCTTATTCAATCGTatgttggtggcgctgttcaacAGAGCCTGTCACATCACAAAATGGCGACCATTGACGTGGAAGACGAAACGATCCTCACCGCAATATTCAAGGATTCTTTTCCAGAACACTGGAGGGAGAATCCTGATTTTGCCTTGTATTTGGCAGAATTGAGTTCATTTGGAGTGGAAAAGCTAAGTCATGAACCCGAAAGGTTGGCAGAGGAGCGAGCGCAAATACTGAAGGAAACGCAGGACCTTGCGTTTCACAACTACAAAACCTTCATCGAAACTGCTGAATGTTCAAGGGAAATTTTCAAAGATTTCAGCAAAGTGGAATCACACGTGAGTAACCTTCTAGAGCAGTTGCCTCGTCTCACCGAAAAATGTAACCAATTTATGAAAGATTCGCAGGAAATCAATGCCAATCGTAAAATGAACAGTATGACATTAACCAAACACCCTCAGCTGCTCGAAGTATTGGAAATCCCACAGTTGATGGATACATGCGTCAGGAACGGCTATTACGAGGAAGCCCTGGAGTTGGCTACGTACGTCAAACGACTTGAAAAGAAACACTCAACTCTATCCGTCATTCTTGGCATCGTCAACGAAGTCCGTAACTCCAGTCAACTCATGTTTAGTCAGTTGATTCAGCAGCTCCGTACAAATATACAACTGCCTGTGTGTCTACGTGTCATCGGGTATCTGCGTCGGATGGACGTCCTCACCGAACCCGAACTCAGAATCAAGTTCTTGCAAGCACGGGATGCCTGGTTTCAGAGTATTACCACGGCCATACCAACAGACGATGCCTACTTCCACATCACCAAAGTGATAGAAGCCAGTCGTGTCCATCTATTCGACATCATAACACAATACCGTGCTATATTCTCAGACGAC
This region of Glandiceps talaboti chromosome 4, keGlaTala1.1, whole genome shotgun sequence genomic DNA includes:
- the LOC144434573 gene encoding E3 ubiquitin-protein ligase Midline-1-like; amino-acid sequence: MDLSSCLSCPVCLDIFETPLFLPCSHNLCKKCVEPLLIPVRGKDRYQFSCPECRHKMVVSNINNLKTNRVLQGIIDQYRNKSYDIDMDKEPGKDSLCEEHGCENLRYVNYCSDCNIPVCYKCMAFSHKDHSVCPLQQAWREKQKSFQSNLEIMETQNVGMELFVSKIRHILQEVKKNGDETKQKIFSECEKLIEIIEDKKREMSLEIEEEQDAKLLSLKEQVAEYEMKLKQAQKHVDFAKCSLNSDLATRLKACQVLEERLAKDTKEHLTLMPVTTAEFTPIVFDVSTERAVLSDMYFVKVQKPGPSDDEIYDIVESYDDRDSWSFAESFSKLFNRKDSEKGIEFQLHPQTAHRNLKVFNSGLSVCHDRAGAEERCLATPSSERFTKHLMVFGNVGISYGRHYWEVSVRESVFCRVGVAYPSLPRDQGLGDNAMSWCFEKYLETRNVVHGLRLREINTPPCSFNRLGVYLDYNAGKVAFFNATAKKHVFTFHTKFVQSVCPAFEVNKGDLTISSGLVIPSFVAEKMGLQVE